In one Halococcus salsus genomic region, the following are encoded:
- a CDS encoding nuclear transport factor 2 family protein — protein sequence MATTTPESVVRTYYELVDAARYDDLVRLFAEDIRYERPGQPPIEGRDALREFYESGRPLEDGSHEIHSVIVEDLTAAVRGSFTGKQHGEQVRFGFADFHEFENEVITRRYTYTDRDEV from the coding sequence ATGGCGACCACTACTCCGGAGTCGGTAGTACGGACGTATTATGAGCTCGTGGACGCAGCTCGCTATGATGACCTTGTGAGACTCTTTGCTGAAGATATTCGCTACGAGCGGCCAGGACAGCCTCCTATCGAAGGACGGGATGCGCTCAGGGAATTCTACGAATCGGGTCGCCCGCTTGAAGATGGCAGCCATGAGATTCACAGTGTGATCGTTGAGGACCTCACCGCGGCGGTCCGGGGTTCGTTCACTGGGAAGCAACATGGCGAGCAGGTCCGGTTTGGATTTGCTGACTTCCATGAGTTCGAGAACGAGGTAATCACACGACGCTATACGTACACCGACCGCGATGAAGTATAG
- a CDS encoding HEPN domain-containing protein — MPRIWDKAIEDELHLKVDETWWELTERSTTPESDRTELIARIKSSEESINGNGSLDSILDNLDQVIETANRIYKNYHLNEIVDVYRCLRHDADEARDLKSDAHTELSSHYDFDLKDLKKMIQSENLDIKANDVHSRVCEVISNESERPAKEELDLDQISSDLAMVRSKIASEAAIEKYVRSLVHDLRGYMHGVDSLNDDLLQNTIKNIQAELLMSGWDRKALQKLLQRFSTEDASTAEDRVDRFCDGILEKGDKETLYIPMPNLPSTWMGEQVGAVKFHSVDSESLDIENRMGDRESFNKADFEAIAETTVEGPVTTIKTQKAKENISRSLDVINFGSDESIVQSPFYEPSVTYYRLNGDDEFEFMSMGWTRRYKLGRHGHPEASVKSKKEVFRSYLNHDTDTVLGSNFEDAIRWRRFGMQSPEPEQQFLNTIISLECLLAPHKNDGKYQVSERASKLLPIAGESEKSYKDKFVSAYDIRNRIVHDGARNIPELERHLKQLKEDTGIILQKTAEHLDVSSNLENLIDSVESEYRRKKKEIEKSSPFMLGREIVTSGALIESGDHRHGRVDMTTQLVEDGRFAYYEAKIKGFEAESPLNFTINEIFSIRFTYDGQTYYADPVWFPNREIPQVRNASDKENVLVRWENMESLSKAESIKRRLRERCNLIRRQAESVAPQWAVGSMKSALSWGSKTKRWIGTSNN, encoded by the coding sequence ATGCCTCGGATTTGGGACAAAGCAATTGAAGACGAGCTGCATTTGAAAGTTGACGAGACATGGTGGGAACTAACTGAAAGAAGTACTACGCCAGAGAGCGATCGAACAGAGTTGATTGCGCGCATCAAATCTTCGGAGGAGTCCATCAACGGAAATGGCTCACTTGATAGTATACTTGACAATTTGGATCAGGTTATTGAAACCGCAAACAGGATTTACAAAAACTACCATTTAAATGAGATTGTCGATGTTTACCGGTGTTTGAGACATGATGCAGATGAAGCTCGTGATCTGAAATCGGACGCACATACGGAACTTTCGTCCCACTATGATTTCGACTTAAAAGATTTAAAGAAGATGATTCAGTCAGAGAATTTAGACATCAAAGCAAACGATGTCCACAGCCGAGTCTGTGAAGTGATATCTAATGAATCCGAACGTCCAGCGAAAGAAGAATTGGACCTTGACCAGATCAGTTCGGACTTGGCTATGGTTCGCTCTAAGATTGCATCTGAAGCGGCAATCGAAAAATACGTTCGAAGTCTTGTACACGATCTTCGGGGGTATATGCATGGAGTGGATTCTCTGAATGATGATTTGCTTCAAAATACAATAAAAAACATACAAGCAGAGTTGCTAATGTCTGGTTGGGATAGAAAAGCCCTGCAAAAATTGCTGCAGCGATTCTCCACAGAGGATGCATCCACAGCTGAAGACCGAGTTGATAGGTTTTGTGACGGGATTCTGGAGAAAGGGGACAAAGAAACCCTCTACATCCCGATGCCGAACTTACCCTCAACCTGGATGGGAGAACAAGTAGGTGCCGTCAAATTCCACTCAGTTGATTCCGAATCACTCGATATAGAGAACCGAATGGGAGATAGGGAGAGCTTCAACAAAGCTGATTTTGAAGCAATCGCGGAAACAACCGTGGAAGGGCCAGTAACTACTATTAAAACGCAGAAGGCTAAGGAGAACATTTCTCGTTCGTTGGATGTTATCAATTTTGGAAGTGACGAGTCTATCGTACAGTCTCCTTTCTATGAGCCGTCAGTCACATACTACCGACTCAACGGTGATGATGAATTCGAGTTCATGAGCATGGGCTGGACGCGGCGGTACAAATTGGGACGACATGGCCATCCAGAAGCAAGCGTCAAGTCAAAGAAAGAAGTGTTTAGATCGTATCTGAATCACGACACAGATACTGTATTAGGGAGCAACTTTGAGGACGCGATACGGTGGCGGAGGTTTGGGATGCAGAGCCCAGAGCCGGAGCAACAGTTTCTGAACACCATCATTAGTCTTGAGTGCTTGTTAGCCCCTCACAAAAACGATGGGAAATACCAAGTGTCCGAGCGGGCATCAAAGCTTCTTCCTATTGCGGGAGAAAGCGAGAAGTCGTACAAGGACAAGTTCGTTTCGGCATATGACATCAGGAATCGAATCGTACACGATGGTGCACGCAATATTCCTGAACTGGAACGACATCTGAAACAATTGAAAGAAGACACTGGAATCATTTTGCAAAAGACCGCAGAGCACCTTGACGTATCCAGCAACTTGGAGAACCTGATTGATAGCGTAGAGAGTGAGTACCGGAGAAAGAAGAAGGAAATTGAGAAAAGCTCGCCCTTTATGCTAGGGAGAGAAATAGTAACCTCCGGCGCACTGATCGAGTCCGGCGACCACCGGCATGGTAGAGTTGATATGACCACCCAACTAGTAGAGGATGGACGCTTTGCGTATTACGAAGCCAAGATCAAAGGGTTCGAAGCAGAATCTCCGCTCAACTTCACAATCAATGAAATATTCTCGATCAGGTTTACCTACGACGGCCAGACTTACTATGCAGACCCAGTTTGGTTTCCCAACAGAGAGATACCCCAGGTGAGGAATGCTAGTGATAAAGAGAATGTTCTGGTTAGGTGGGAAAACATGGAATCGCTTAGTAAGGCAGAATCGATTAAGCGCCGTCTGAGGGAACGTTGCAATTTGATACGTCGTCAAGCCGAGAGTGTAGCCCCGCAATGGGCTGTAGGAAGCATGAAGTCAGCGCTCAGTTGGGGGTCTAAGACTAAGCGATGGATTGGTACAAGTAATAACTGA